The following are from one region of the Dermacentor albipictus isolate Rhodes 1998 colony chromosome 5, USDA_Dalb.pri_finalv2, whole genome shotgun sequence genome:
- the LOC135900531 gene encoding sulfotransferase 1C2A-like has translation MTSRMKPFCQVIDGVKRCPLITPERLADVMTFVPQKGDVLQLSYPKTGTHWIQFTVQTIIQGGTAVESYDDFTTVTCLLDYIGLQDWERPSTIPLGLYMSHVIPPPDNFNSEAKYIYVARNPWDCCVSFYHMVKALDIFCFKEGTFDDFFECFIEGDFGYGDYFEHLLYGYGLKDMPNVLFLTYEEMKADAGATVMRIARFLGECYAEALEENNLALDKLLEKLTVEHMKGILVLNLAGHKNPAIDARIKERKLMTSEGFDGCPTMMPFVRKGEVGGWRSYFSAEQLRRMEETIVHKTCSSDVMDIWAEIREEARRLSMA, from the coding sequence ATGACATCGCGAATGAAACCGTTCTGCCAGGTCATTGATGGCGTCAAGCGTTGCCCGCTGATCACACCGGAACGTCTTGCCGATGTCATGACATTTGTGCCCCAGAAAGGGGACGTACTGCAGCTGTCGTACCCTAAAACAGGCACTCACTGGATTCAGTTTACGGTGCAGACCATCATACAAGGAGGCACAGCGGTAGAAAGCTACGACGATTTCACGACGGTAACTTGCTTGCTCGACTACATTGGTTTGCAGGACTGGGAACGGCCTTCCACGATACCCCTGGGTTTGTATATGTCACACGTAATCCCTCCGCCTGACAACTTCAATTCAGAAGCCAAGTACATCTACGTCGCTCGGAACCCGTGGGACTGCTGCGTCTCATTCTATCACATGGTGAAGGCGCTCGACATCTTCTGTTTCAAGGAGGGAACTTTTGATGACTTCTTCGAGTGCTTTATCGAAGGGGATTTCGGCTATGGTGACTACTTCGAGCACCTCCTTTATGGATACGGCCTGAAAGACATGCCTAACGTACTGTTTCTCACTTACGAGGAAATGAAAGCAGACGCTGGAGCCACGGTGATGCGCATAGCTCGTTTCCTCGGAGAATGCTATGCGGAGGCACTGGAAGAGAATAATCTAGCCTTGGACAAACTGCTAGAGAAGCTAACGGTGGAACACATGAAGGGGATCTTGGTGCTTAACCTCGCCGGCCATAAGAACCCGGCCATAGATGCAAGGATCAAGGAGCGTAAACTGATGACATCTGAAGGTTTCGACGGATGCCCAACTATGATGCCTTTTGTGAGAAAGGGTGAAGTAGGTGGTTGGAGGAGCTATTTCAGCGCGGAGCAGCTGCGtcgcatggaagagacgatcgtGCACAAAACTTGCAGTTCGGACGTTATGGATATCTGGGCAGAAATACGCGAAGAGGCACGACGCCTCTCCATGGCTTAG